A genomic region of Haliotis asinina isolate JCU_RB_2024 chromosome 1, JCU_Hal_asi_v2, whole genome shotgun sequence contains the following coding sequences:
- the LOC137297602 gene encoding uncharacterized protein, whose protein sequence is MGHRNKEDYSMLDNAGALLQTSTPFTKPFSIPHQTPSPPTCSNPLTTHVLQPPHHPHAPTPIQPNCSNPTPPTFSNCTPPTFSNPTLPTSSNCTPPTFSNTTPPTFSIFLPHLLFPIPTPSPSPSHLHTPTLSIFSSPDPTHLL, encoded by the exons ATGGGACACAGGAATAAGGAGGATTATTCCATGTTGGACAATGCAGGAGCTTTGCTTCAAACAAGT ACTCCATTCACTAAACCTTTCTCTATACCCCATCAAACCCCCTCACCACCCACATGCTCCAACCCCCTCACCACCCACGTGCTCCAACCCCCTCACCACCCGCATGCTCCCACCCCCATCCAACCCAACTGCtccaaccccaccccacctaCTTTCTCCAACTGCACCCCACCTACTTTCTCCAACCCCACCCTACCTACTTCTTCCAACTGCACCCCACCTACTTTCTCCAACACCACCCCACCTACTTTCTCCATCTTTCTACCCCACCTACTTTTTCCAATCCCcaccccatccccatccccatcccacCTACATACCCCCACCCTATCAATTTTCTCTAGCCCAGATCCCACCCACTTGCTCTGA